In Pseudothermotoga sp., one genomic interval encodes:
- a CDS encoding alpha-amylase family glycosyl hydrolase, with protein MLSSVKSKGRMDYCLPKVWLEGWYRGPSRVEGEKVFVDPAVFYSYLRKWLEENKIFDAKVGESLSLQRGESSREWIKRAVLYSSLVRTNSAYNHKGFGRFEQDDVLGYRESGTFLKMTALLPHLKKLGVNTLYLLPITESSDVFKKGEVGSPYAVKDFLRIDRRYHDPLLEGWHLEDEFKAFVQACHMVGIRVVLDFIPRTAARDCNLILSHPEWFYWVKLEALSSYAPPKIEKLGFCQPTFEQMRDLYDLPNVRAHLDKFSQDPSKLNPQKWHNFVKDCREENLIYEIAKHFGVITAPGFSDWVNDPQPTWDDVTFLRLYLDHPITARGKVGEEQPPYVLFDVIKASRFPGEKSNSELWEYIASILPQFQKKYGVDGVRLDMGHALPAELQQMIMSNARRIDPAFVFIAEELEPHRAAEAAKAGYDVVVGNSWWMLPRFPDKTYEFFQTLSCNMVLPFLAAAETPDTPRVAVRREAQRLKYLLPFLCAFSKNGVMTLNCGQEIEETQPMNLGLDNDACGRFTLSCDDEFQGKLAFFDHYVLHWHRTDLIDFLSELIGIRNQFLDLITDGQYKPVYLSWQDGTICNASYWTHDTALIVLANLKTTASNVSVLLDRTLGEEIEVEKVHSWDGAGWKQENVSMKLDCELPQLGFKLYILKFRRVNEV; from the coding sequence ATGTTGAGTAGTGTGAAATCTAAAGGTAGGATGGATTACTGTTTACCGAAGGTCTGGCTCGAAGGTTGGTACAGAGGTCCTTCGAGAGTGGAAGGTGAAAAGGTTTTCGTCGATCCTGCGGTTTTCTATTCATACCTTCGAAAGTGGTTGGAAGAAAACAAGATCTTCGATGCCAAAGTTGGCGAGTCTTTGAGCTTGCAGAGGGGTGAGTCTAGCAGGGAGTGGATAAAGCGGGCCGTTCTGTACAGTAGTTTGGTCCGCACCAACAGCGCCTACAACCACAAAGGTTTTGGAAGGTTCGAACAGGACGATGTACTAGGTTATCGAGAGAGTGGAACTTTTCTCAAAATGACGGCACTGTTACCACATCTGAAGAAACTCGGAGTGAACACGCTCTATCTTTTACCCATAACCGAATCGAGCGACGTGTTCAAAAAAGGTGAAGTTGGTTCACCGTACGCGGTGAAGGATTTTTTGAGGATAGATCGAAGATATCACGATCCGCTCCTTGAAGGTTGGCACCTTGAAGACGAATTCAAAGCTTTCGTTCAAGCTTGTCACATGGTGGGTATCAGGGTCGTGCTGGACTTCATCCCCCGTACGGCCGCTAGGGACTGCAATCTGATCTTGAGCCATCCAGAATGGTTCTACTGGGTGAAGCTCGAAGCGCTTTCCAGTTACGCCCCACCAAAGATCGAGAAACTTGGTTTCTGTCAACCAACCTTCGAACAGATGCGTGATCTGTACGATTTACCCAACGTTCGAGCGCACCTCGATAAGTTCAGTCAAGACCCTTCAAAGCTGAACCCACAAAAATGGCACAATTTCGTGAAAGATTGTCGGGAAGAAAACCTCATTTACGAGATCGCAAAACATTTCGGGGTGATCACGGCACCTGGTTTTTCCGATTGGGTGAACGACCCACAGCCGACCTGGGACGATGTGACGTTCTTGAGGTTGTATCTGGATCACCCGATCACCGCGAGGGGAAAGGTTGGAGAGGAACAGCCCCCGTACGTACTTTTCGACGTCATCAAAGCGAGTCGCTTCCCTGGAGAGAAGAGCAATTCAGAGCTTTGGGAATACATCGCATCGATCCTTCCACAATTTCAAAAGAAATACGGTGTAGATGGCGTGAGGTTAGACATGGGTCACGCACTCCCGGCAGAGCTTCAGCAGATGATCATGAGCAACGCCCGAAGAATCGATCCTGCGTTCGTTTTTATTGCGGAAGAGCTCGAACCTCACAGAGCGGCAGAAGCCGCCAAAGCTGGCTACGACGTTGTGGTTGGAAACAGTTGGTGGATGTTGCCTAGATTTCCAGACAAGACTTACGAATTTTTCCAGACTCTTTCGTGCAACATGGTTTTACCATTCTTGGCCGCGGCTGAAACACCTGATACTCCGCGGGTTGCAGTTAGAAGAGAGGCTCAAAGGCTCAAATACCTTTTACCATTTCTGTGTGCCTTCTCGAAGAACGGTGTGATGACGTTGAACTGTGGTCAAGAGATAGAAGAGACTCAGCCAATGAACCTCGGCTTGGACAACGATGCGTGTGGTAGGTTCACGTTGAGCTGTGACGATGAATTTCAAGGTAAGCTCGCCTTCTTTGACCACTACGTTTTACACTGGCACAGAACAGACCTCATCGATTTTCTCAGCGAACTCATCGGAATAAGGAATCAGTTTTTGGACCTGATAACTGATGGACAGTATAAACCTGTCTATCTCAGTTGGCAGGACGGCACCATCTGTAACGCATCTTATTGGACTCACGACACCGCCCTGATCGTGCTGGCCAACTTGAAGACAACCGCCAGCAACGTCAGCGTCCTGCTCGATCGCACTCTGGGTGAAGAGATCGAAGTGGAGAAGGTTCATTCCTGGGATGGAGCTGGATGGAAACAAGAGAACGTTTCGATGAAACTCGATTGTGAACTTCCTCAGCTCGGATTCAAGTTGTACATTCTCAAATTCAGGCGGGTGAATGAAGTTTGA
- a CDS encoding adenosylhomocysteinase, which yields MKSGHVKIDWVYKFMPLLRSIEEKYEHKKPLRGLRIGMSIHLEAKTARLALLLRDLGAEVVVTGSNPLSTQDDVAEALRERGLIVYAKRTSDEQVYLKGIKDVLSTQPDLILDDGADLTVTAHTEFKEGLKRLRGVTEETTTGLRRLRALQKNGLLTVPVIAVNDAFTKHLFDNRYGTGQSTWDSIMRNTNLTVAGKVVVVCGYGWCGKGVAMRARGLGARVIVTEVDPVKALEALMDGFDVMKISQAAKLGDFFITVTGNTKVISENEFMQMKDGAILANAGHFDVEVDVKTLERICVEKFEARPNVTAYRLSNGRTLYLLAEGRLVNLAAADGHPVEIMDLSFAVQALSLIYLADVKLEPGVYPVPKHIDEEIAEMKLASMGVEIDELTDEQERYLENF from the coding sequence TTGAAATCTGGGCACGTCAAGATCGATTGGGTCTACAAATTCATGCCTCTTTTAAGATCGATCGAGGAAAAGTACGAACACAAAAAGCCATTGAGGGGGCTTCGCATCGGTATGTCCATACACCTCGAAGCGAAAACGGCCAGGCTCGCGTTGTTGCTCAGAGATTTGGGAGCCGAGGTGGTGGTGACGGGTAGCAATCCTTTGAGCACTCAAGACGATGTGGCGGAAGCTCTGCGAGAGAGAGGTTTGATCGTATACGCAAAGCGAACCAGCGATGAGCAAGTGTATTTAAAAGGCATCAAGGACGTTCTTTCAACCCAGCCGGATTTGATCCTGGACGACGGGGCCGACCTCACGGTGACGGCACACACGGAGTTCAAAGAAGGGTTGAAACGCTTGAGGGGTGTCACCGAAGAGACGACGACAGGTTTGAGGAGACTCAGAGCGTTGCAGAAAAACGGTTTACTCACAGTTCCAGTGATCGCCGTGAACGACGCTTTCACGAAACATCTTTTCGACAACCGTTACGGTACAGGTCAGTCCACATGGGATAGCATCATGAGGAACACGAACCTCACCGTGGCTGGAAAAGTGGTGGTGGTGTGTGGCTACGGTTGGTGCGGTAAGGGTGTGGCGATGCGTGCGAGGGGATTGGGTGCACGGGTCATAGTGACCGAGGTGGACCCAGTGAAGGCACTGGAAGCGTTGATGGATGGATTCGATGTGATGAAGATCTCACAGGCTGCGAAGCTGGGAGATTTCTTCATAACGGTGACTGGGAATACAAAAGTGATCAGTGAAAATGAGTTCATGCAGATGAAAGATGGTGCCATTCTGGCCAACGCGGGACATTTCGACGTAGAAGTTGACGTAAAAACTTTAGAGAGAATCTGTGTCGAAAAATTCGAAGCCAGGCCGAACGTGACCGCTTACAGATTATCGAACGGCAGAACACTGTATCTGTTGGCGGAAGGGAGACTGGTGAACTTGGCCGCCGCCGACGGACATCCTGTGGAGATAATGGATCTTTCTTTCGCTGTACAAGCGTTATCACTGATATACCTTGCGGATGTGAAGCTTGAACCTGGCGTTTATCCGGTTCCCAAGCACATCGACGAGGAGATCGCCGAGATGAAATTGGCAAGCATGGGTGTGGAGATAGATGAACTCACCGATGAGCAGGAGAGATATCTGGAAAACTTTTGA
- a CDS encoding DUF362 domain-containing protein, with protein MKIFLQPCDSYFDVGEVLTKILLKHVHLFEPGDTVLVKPNMLSARRPEEGVTTHPAVLQTVLRFLHTLKCRAIVADSPASGNFEKIAEKTGIRDVCQDLNVPIFELDQPVSVDGQIYKKIHIDRRIFEVDKVINLAKLKTHSQMVLTLAVKNTFGCVPGLEKSGWHMRCGTNENFAALLVDVHRLVKPVLNIIDGIVGMEANGPANGKTKHFGVIAVGTDGFTLDFALCKRLNIEPMIVYTVRESMRRGLISDHVVEGNWINQIQLPNTVSVLPVPSSLQKIARSLFRSPKISKSMCIRCKICEERCPAKAIDIDEFKIDYDKCIKCYVCHEVCPQGAIKLVRRFF; from the coding sequence ATGAAGATTTTTTTGCAACCTTGTGATTCTTATTTCGATGTTGGCGAAGTGCTGACGAAGATTTTACTGAAGCATGTTCATCTCTTCGAACCTGGCGACACGGTGTTAGTGAAACCCAACATGCTTTCAGCTCGCAGACCAGAAGAAGGTGTGACGACCCATCCTGCAGTTCTCCAGACGGTGCTACGGTTTTTGCACACTTTGAAGTGTCGAGCGATCGTGGCTGACAGTCCAGCTTCAGGAAATTTCGAAAAGATCGCGGAAAAAACTGGGATCAGAGATGTGTGTCAAGATTTGAACGTACCCATCTTCGAGCTGGATCAACCCGTCAGCGTGGATGGGCAGATCTACAAAAAAATACACATAGACAGAAGGATCTTTGAGGTCGACAAAGTCATCAATCTCGCAAAATTGAAAACGCATTCTCAAATGGTTCTCACCCTGGCTGTGAAGAACACTTTTGGTTGTGTACCGGGGTTGGAAAAGTCTGGCTGGCATATGAGGTGTGGAACGAACGAAAATTTTGCGGCCCTTTTAGTGGACGTTCACCGTTTGGTGAAACCAGTTCTCAACATAATCGACGGAATCGTTGGCATGGAAGCTAACGGCCCAGCGAACGGTAAAACTAAGCATTTCGGTGTGATCGCGGTTGGAACGGATGGATTCACACTCGATTTTGCACTGTGCAAGAGGTTGAACATCGAGCCAATGATCGTTTACACGGTTCGTGAATCGATGCGAAGGGGTTTGATAAGTGATCACGTTGTTGAAGGAAACTGGATTAACCAAATACAGCTTCCGAACACCGTCTCGGTTTTACCAGTTCCATCTTCCCTACAAAAGATCGCGCGATCTTTGTTCCGCTCTCCAAAGATTTCGAAGTCCATGTGCATTCGCTGTAAAATATGTGAAGAAAGGTGTCCCGCGAAGGCGATAGACATAGACGAATTCAAGATAGATTACGATAAGTGCATCAAGTGTTACGTGTGTCACGAAGTTTGTCCGCAGGGGGCCATAAAATTGGTGAGACGCTTCTTCTGA